The DNA segment GCGCCATTGCGGCCCTCGGTATCCGCGGACGTCCCGGTTTTGTGCGCCAAACGCGCGCCCGGCGGGAGCCCCGCGCGTAGCCTCTGCGCGCCGGTCTTGGTCGCGTACATGATATCGAGCAGGACACGCGTCGACGTGGGCCCGAGCATCTCGCCGCGATCGAGCTTCAACAGGAAATCCGCCGCGGCTTCGGGCGTCGTCGTATCGCGGGGATCACGCAGGTAGGCCTCGTAGGCGCGGAGCTGCTCGTCCTTGGGCACCCGAGCGACCGCGGCGTCCATCCCCTCGCAGGTGGACATGGCCGGCTCGTAGGCGGCGAGCCCATGGAACTGGAGCTGCAAATCACGCTCGTACCGATCGACGCGTATCCCCACGACGGCCGATTTCGAGAGCAAAACATTGACGCTCTCGGGGCCGCCGAGCTGGTGCATGAGCACGTCGGCCGCCGTATTGTCGCTCGTGGTGACCGACTCCGTGATCAGGTCGAGCACCGAAAACGATTGTGCCTCGCCCTGGAAGCTCTCCGCGAGCGGGCTCCAGCAGACGCTCAAATCGTCGCGACGCACCTCGATCTTCGTATCGAGCGAGAGCGCGCCCGCGTCCACGCGCGCGAGCACCGCCGCGGCGAGCGGCGCCTTGAAGGTGCTCTGCAGAGGAAAACGCTGGCCCGCGTGGTGCACCCACCGCTCCCCCGAGGTCGGCTCGACCACCGCGACGCCGAGGCGACCCCCCGAGCGCGCTTCGGCCGCGGCGATGTCCCGTTCGAGGCGCGTCACGTCGAGCGCGCGAGGCGGGGCGGCACACGCGCAGAGGAGGACGGCGGCGACAGAAAAAAGCGACAAACGTATCATGGTCCGCGACGAACGCGCGAGGCAAGCGCGTTATTCCAGGGTGTACACGTCGACGACGACGCCTCGGACAAACCCTCATTTCGCTCCGCCATCCAGCGCCGCCAGCGTCTTCTGCCATTTCTTCTGGGCGGCGATGTCCTTCGCCGACCGGCGGTCCGACGCCGAGACGGCCGACGCGGACCAGCCCGCGCCGATCAGGAGCGAGACGGTCTTGGCCACCTCCTCGTCGTTTTTCCCGTGACGCACGGCCTCCCAGACCGCGGCCTCGCCTCTCGGGCAGGCGTCGGGCTTGATCCCGCGGTCGAGCGCCGTCTTGACGAACTCGTAGCTCCGGCCGAGGAGCGGGCAGCGGCGATGCGCCTCGGGGCGGGTCGAGTCGCGCATGTCGGCGCCCGCTTCCAGGAGGAGGGCCAACGCGGGAGCATTGTCGTATTGCGCGGCGCGGCCGACGGCCCGGTCGAGCGCCGAGCGGTCCGGGCCCTTGGCCAGCTCGGCCTTGACGTCTTCGAGATCGCCGTCGGTCGCATAATAAGCGAGCATGCTCCCGTACGTGCTCTTCAGCGCGACGATCTGGAGCCCGCGGCCGACGACGACGAGCAAGGCGAGCGCGCCGAGGAGGATGCCGACCCGAAGCAGCGGCTTGCCTTTGGCCTCGGTGAACTTGCGGCGCACGAGCCCGCCGAAGGCCGTGAGCCCGATCAGGAGCACGCCCGCCGCAGCGACGCCGGCGCACTCCTCGTAGCTGCTCGGCAGGGGCGTGCTCGTGCCATACACCGAGAGCGCGAGCTTCAGGTCGAGCGCGGTGTTGAGCACGCCGACCAGGGCGACGAGCACGCAGCCCCCGCCAATGAGGATCCCCAGGAGGCCGACGATACCGCCCTCCGACGCCTTTTTCGTCTCCGCCATGCGCTTGTCCCTCGTTCGTCCGGGGAGACCTTATCGCAGAAAGTCGCCAGGATGGGAACGAGCAGATGCGCGGGGCATCAATTCGGCGGCGGGCCCTCGTTCTCGAGGTGCTTCTGCAAGAGCCCGAGCTTGTTCCGCGCAGAGAGGACCTGCTGCCGCAGCGCCTCCGCCTCGCGCGAGAGGTCCTGCGCTTCGGCCTCGCGCGCGTCGTGCACGAGCTGCTGCGCGCCCTCGACGACCGCGCCGAGCCCCTCGAGCGCCTGCGCGATCGACGCGCGGAGCTCCGTACGATCGGAGCCGTCGCCGGGCTCGCGCTTGACCGCCGCGGCCCGCTGCATGATCACGTTGACCTCGGCCGCCTGCGTGCCGAGCTGCGCGAAGCGCTCGCGAAGCTCCATGAACTTCGCGGCGCGCGCGTCGATCTCCCCCACCCGCGCGTTGATCGTCGCCGCCGCCGCCGCCTGCCGGTCACGCGCGGCGTTCACGGCGTCGACGAGCGCCTTCAAATGCTGGGCGAAACGCGACTGCGAGGCCGCCGCGTCGCTCGTGGCCCGCGCCGCTTGCTCGATGCCCTTCTGCGAGTTCAGCGGCGCCCGCCCGACCCCCGCGGCGAGCTCTTCGAAGCGCCGCAGCTCCTGCTCCAGGGAGAGCGCTGCGGCCGCGAGCTCACCTCCCTCGTCCCGACGACGATCGTCCTTGCTCATACGCCGAGCATATCACGGGTTTCTCCTTCCGGAACGGGCAGGATGGCGGCCGTTCACGCCGAACCTCGCCGCGCATCAGCTCGACCGTCGCGGCGCCGACGTCCGACGACGCCGCGCCCACGCGATTCCCATACCGGCGA comes from the Polyangium spumosum genome and includes:
- the bla gene encoding class A beta-lactamase, giving the protein MSLFSVAAVLLCACAAPPRALDVTRLERDIAAAEARSGGRLGVAVVEPTSGERWVHHAGQRFPLQSTFKAPLAAAVLARVDAGALSLDTKIEVRRDDLSVCWSPLAESFQGEAQSFSVLDLITESVTTSDNTAADVLMHQLGGPESVNVLLSKSAVVGIRVDRYERDLQLQFHGLAAYEPAMSTCEGMDAAVARVPKDEQLRAYEAYLRDPRDTTTPEAAADFLLKLDRGEMLGPTSTRVLLDIMYATKTGAQRLRAGLPPGARLAHKTGTSADTEGRNGATNDIGIATLPDGRKLVIVALLTDSNAPQETREAALADVARAAVGALASTPPGGT